The Prosthecobacter fusiformis sequence ACCCCATCTCATACATTGATTTTGAAGGCCCCATCCCCAAAGGAGAATACGGAGGCGGCACAGTCATGGTCTGGGATACCGGGACTTATGAACCGCTATCCAAAGCTCCTTTGAAGGAACTCGCAGGTGGAAAACTTCACTTCACACTCAGCGGCAGCAAGTTAAACGGCGAATGGTATTTAGTCAGGTTGCGGGATGAAAAACAGTGGCTTCTCATCCGCGCAGAGGATGACATGAAACCCGTCACCAAGCGCATGGATGATACCTCCGCCATCTCTGGCCGGAACATGAAACAGCTCGCGGATGCAGATCCATGGATCAGTAACCGTCAGACAGACAAATCCACCGGCAAGGTCAAAATCAAGCGCGTAACTAAAAGTGCGGCTAAAGCTACGGCAGCCCTGGAAAAACCCGTCAAAATGCCAGCGTTCGTGGAGCCCATGAAGGCCCGCCTAGTCGCCACGCCCCCCACTGATGACGGCTGGATCTATGAGGTCAAATTTGACGGCTTCCGTGCCCTCGCCTTCAAGCAAGGTAAAGAGGTGAGCCTCATTTCGCGCACGGAACATGACATGACGCACAAGTTTCCTGAAGTCACCGAAGCGCTCCAGGCACTGGATCTACCCAACTGCATTCTTGATGGTGAAGTTGTGGCCCTGGATGACAAAGGCCGCTCCTCCTTTCAAATGCTTCAGGCCTATGAGTTAGGGCAGGAGCAGCCGCCGCTTTGTTATTACGCCTTCGACCTTTTAAGCCTCAAAGGCCGTGATCAAAAGAGCCGTTCCCTCCTGGATCGCAAAGATCGCCTGCGGGAAATCCTGCCTGATTCCGATGTCGTTCGTTATTCAGCGTCTCTGGAAGGCGATGCCTCGGCTCTTCTCAAACAGGCGAGCAAGTTGGGTCTTGAAGGGCTCATTGGCAAGAAGTCCGATTCAACCTATGAAGCTGGCAAGCGCAGCGGCCACTGGATCAAACTGAAGCTCAATGCCGAGCAGGAAGTGGTGATTGGTGGTTACACACCACCCGCTGGCAGCCGCACTCAATTTGGAGCCCTCATTGTGGGCGTGCATGTGGATGGCAAACTCCAGTGCGTGGGCAAAGTGGGCACTGGCTTCAATGCAAAACTACTCCGCGAACTGCATGCGCAATTCCAGCCCTTGATCCAGGAAAAATGCCCTTTTAGCAATCTGCCAGTAGAAAGCAGCGGTCGCTGGGGACAGGGCATTACCAAAAGGGAAATGAAAAAATGCACCTGGCTCAAATCCAAACTCGTGTGTCAGGTCAAATTTGCTGAATGGACGCGCGACTCGCGACTGCGCCAGCCTGTTTTTGTGGGGATGCGTGAAGACAAACGAGCTAGCGAAGTCATCCGCGAAAAACCCGCCTCATGAGCAAAAAATCCCAGCTTGAAGTCGAAGGTGTACAGGTGCCGGTGAGCAATCTGGAAAAGGTCATGTATCCCAAAACTGGCTTCACCAAGGGAGATGTTATCAACTATTATATCCGTGTCGCGGAATACATGCTTCCACATCTCGCCTCACGGGCCATCACACTGAAGCGATACCCGGATGGAGTGGATGGCTTTTTCTTCTATGAGAAACAATGCCCTGACCATGCACCCGAATGGATCAAGACTACCAAGGTGGCTAAAACAGATGGCAGCATTGATTACTGCGTGATTGGTGATCTCCCCTCACTCGTATGGGTGGCGAATCTGGCCAACTTGGAATTCCATACTTTTTTACACCGCAAAACTGCGGTCAAACGTCCTGCCGTGCTTGCCTTCGACCTCGATCCTGGACCACCTGCGGATATTTTGACCTGCTGTAAAGTAGGCCTCCTGCTGAAAGACCTGTTTGACTCCCTCGGGCTACAAAGCTTCCCCAAAACATCCGGCTCGAAAGGTCTCCAGGTTTACGTGCCGCTGAACACCCCTGTGACCTATGATCGAACCAAAGCCTTTGCCCAGGCCATTGCACAGGCGCTGGAACAGCAATGCCCTGACCTTGTCGTTTCCAAGATGCTGAAAAAGCTCCGCGATGGAAAAGTCCTGCTGGACTGGAGTCAAAACGATGACCACAAAACCACCGTGAATGTCTATTCACTGAGGGCCAAAGAACGTCCCACGATCTCCACCCCTGTAACCTGGGAGGAAGTGGAAAATGCATTGAAACGCAAGAAGCCCCTCGTCTTTGAAACGAAGGACATCTTTAAACGCCTGAAGAAACATGGCGACCTTTTTGCCCCCGTGCTGACTCTGAAGCAAAAGCTTCCAGCCATTCGCTCATTGGAGTAACAGATCGCGGAGGGTTCGACTTAGGGAGCCGCGTTTACTGGAGCGGGGCTGCTCATATCAGCATCACCCGGCGCAGCTCTGCCCCAGAGGAAAAACCACATGGCCAGGCCGATCAACGCCAAGATGGCGAAAAAGAGCACCGTACAACCCAACCCGCCACGACCCGATCTAATTTCAGGTTCAGTAAATTTATCATTCATAAGATTATATAGTTTTAGTTAGACCTGAATTCGGTCATGCATGTTTGATCGCCACAGGAGCACCCGATTCGATGGATTTGTACAAGGCTTCCAGGATGCGCATATCAGCCAGCCCCATCTCCCCCGGTGTGTGGCACTTTTCATCGTTCAGGATCGACTTTGAAAAATGATCCATCTCCTTGCTGAAATGGTTCTCTGCTTGCAGCAGCACTTCCTTTGCTTCTGCATCACCGCTCTTGGCATCGCCTTCTTTGACATGCAGCCGCAACCCCCGATAACTGAAGGCAGGGTCCATGTTCAGATAACCTTCTGTGCCATGCACCCGATAAAATCGGCTTTCCGCCATACCGAAAGAACAATCACAATGAGCCAACGCTCCAGAAGGATACTTCAGAGTGTAGGCAACACTTTCCGGCACTTCGCGAAAACGAGGATCATCCTCAGGTTTCCTCGCATAAGCAAAAACCTCCACAGGCTCCTCACCGAGGGTATACCTCGCCGCATTGATGCTGTAAACGCCCACGTCCCCTAGCGGTCCACCACCCAATTTGCCACTCAATCGTATGTTAGGCGCTTTGACATCCTGAGCGTTTGTGGAAACAAAGGTCTTGATCTTGCCTAGCGCTCCGCTTTTGCAGATCTCCATCGCCTTCATGTTAAAAGGCTCGTAGTGCAGCCGGTAGGCGATCATCAATTTCTTCTTCGCCTCCTGGGATGCCGCGATCATTTCTTCAGCCTCCTGCACTGTGTTGGACATGGGTTTTTCGCACAGGACATGCTTGCCCGCCTTCAATCCACGGATCGTAAATTCCGCATGCATGCTGTTAGGCAGGACGATGTAAATGACATCCACCCTTTTGTCATCCGCTAGGCGATCATACGTTTCATAGTCGTATATAGCATCTTCGTTGATGCCATAAAACTTGGCCACTTTACGCGCTTTATCCGGATGGCCGCTGACCAGTGCGACTGGCTTCGAGTATTCACATTCCGCAAACGCTGGCATGATCTCTTCCAAAGCGAGCTGACCGAGACCGACAATTGCCCACCCGACCTGCTTTTCGTTCTTAACTGGCAGCTTCAAGTTAGCTGGTTGTTTGTCAGGAGGGGCCAATGGAATGGCTGCGCTTTTAGATCCGATACTCTCTCCTGGAGCCTGATTGCCTGAAGCTCCGACCGAAGGTGCAGCCAGCAGACTTGGGCTGATGCCGACCATTCCAGACAGACCAGCGGAAGAGAACAGGAAACGGCGGCGGCTGGTGTTTAAAGTATTCATGTCTGACTAAGATCGGCCCGAGATTCCCCTCTGGATGTTTCATGTGCACGTCTGCTTAACAAAACAAACGGCCTGGCATAAGCCAGGCCGTTTTAGATTTAAACTGTGTTCAGAGGGACCTTAATAGGTTTGCACCGTCTGTGTCTGCACCGTTCCATAAGGAGTAGTGCGCGTGGTTGTTTCCTCCATGGTTGTCACGGTAGTGGGAGGCACCTGGACCGGTACGACTTCCACTTCAGTTTCGCAACTGGTGACAAAACCAAGACCAAGGACAGCCAACGATAGGATAAGAAATGATTTCATAGTGTGCGGGATTGCATTGTTTATTCGGTTACGGTCGTCCGAATGGTTGTTCTTTTTTCTTCAATCACAGGAACTGGAGCGACGACGGCTGTTTTGACGATGACCTTGGAAGCGACCAGATTTTCTCCAACCTGCGTATACTGAATGGTGACAGGCTGGCCTGCGCGCACTGTCTCAATGGCCACAGGGTTACCCGCTTCATCCACGTAAGTGGTGGTCTGCGCAGAACTATACCGGACAGGTGTTGGAGACGAATCACTGCGGATGATCAGCCTTTCTGGGCCGAACTCGCTGATGACGCCTGAAGATGTCGTCACGGTTTCTGTCATTGCAGGGCTTTGGGCACGTGTCCTTACCACCACTTTGTCAGCCACGAGTGCATCTCCCACCCGGGTATAATGAACAGTGGCGGGCAGACCGGAACGAATCACCGTTGCAGATACTGGCGTGCCTGTTTCATCGACATAAGTGGTTCGTTCACTGAAGGTATACCGCATCGGTTGGGCTCCCGATTGGGTTCGGATGATGACAGCCTGAGGGCCGAATTCACTGATGGTGCCATCGGCAGTCGTGGCTGTGGTCACGGTTTCCACCGTCTGAGTTTGTGCGAGCGTAATACCGGTCACACACAATGCCCCGGTGGTAAGGGCAGTTTTGAGGATTCGAGCAAAGATGGTTTTCATATCAGGAGGGTTAATGGATCGACGAAGTGCTTTTGCTGCACTCTTCACATCTCCATCGCGCGCGGCACCGAAACCGTGTGCATCATAGTTTGTTAACCGAAAATTTAAACAGTCTTATCCGCTTCAATAATTGTCCTCAGAGCACGCAAAGTCAGCACACCATTCGAAACACAATGCATGAAAACGATTTCCTTCCTGTGCTTCCTGGCAGCCCTTTCCACACTCCGCTCCATCGCAGCTCCGCCTGAAACGTCTCCCACTTTAAATCTCAATCTGGAAGAAGCGGCGGTTTTCCAAAACCAGCAAATCACAGGAGTCACCGTTTCCAAAACTGGTCGCCTGTTTGTCAATTTCCCCTTTTGGTCCGATGATCATACCGATTCCGTTTTGGAAATCCTTCCAGACGGATCTACCCGGCCTTATCCAGACTCCAAATGGAACAATAAAAAGGGTGCTGCTAAATCTCGATTCATCTGTGTCCAAAGCGTTTATGTGGATGATGAAGACACCTTGTGGATTCTTGATCCCGCGTCCCCAAAAATGGAAGCTGTTGTGCCTGATGGCCCCAAGCTTCTTCAAGTCAATTTGAAGACTGACAAAGTCACCCAAGTCTTTCGCTTTGATCCATCCGTGACACCTGAGAAGTCTTATCTCAATGACATCCGTGTGGACATTGTTAGCGGTCATGCATTCATCACAGACAGTGGCACGGGTGCACTCATCGTGCTCGATATCAAAACCGGGAAAGCCCGTAGACTGCTGCATGAGCATCCTTCAACCAAAGCCGAAGAAGGAGTCGAGCTCCTGGTGGACGGCATCAAGGTCATTGATCCTAAAACAGGCAAGGCACCGCAGATTCATTCGGATGGCATCGCCTTAGACAAAGAAGGCGGCTGGCTCTACTACCACGCCCTGACCGGACGCACCCTCTACCGCATCGCCACCGCGGATCTCATCAATCCCAAGCTCACGACGGAGGAACTCGGCAAAAAAGTGGTCAATGTGGCCACCACATCCGCGCCCGATGGCATGCTGGAAGCCGACAACGGATCCCTTTACCTCACCGCTATTGAAAGCGGAGCAATCGTTCACTTTGATCCACGCTCCAAAGAAACGGCGACCCTTATTGAAGATAGCCGTATCCAATGGCCGGATACCCTCAGCCTCGCCCCGGATGGCACGATGTATATTACGGCTTCCCAGATCCATCGTATGCCCCAGTATAATGGCGGCAAGAGCCAGCAAAAGGGTCCTTATACGCTTTACCGTTTTAAGATGAATCCGCCTTCTCCGAAGTCGCCCGAGGAACAAGCGGCACAAAATCCCGATTCGCCATTGCCGAACAGCAGCACCGGACGCTGATCCCTTTTCATCATTTAGACGGGAAATGTGGAGCGGATGGTGGGAATCGAACCCACGTATCAAGCTTGGGAAGCTCGTATTCTACCATTGAACTACACCCGCAGTGGTGTGGAGGACAAGATATGGGCGATGGGGTGGCTGATGTCAAATAACATGGTGAGGTGTTTCGCATGCTCTGGGCTTGAGTTACCCGCCAGACCGGGCATTCTCAGGGGGACAACCATGTTTTACATCTCCACCCGCGGGCAAACGCGCCCCCACTCCTTCACGGAAGCTGTCGAAGTCGGCCTGGCCACTGATGGCGGCTTGTTCCTGCCTGAGAAGCTCCCTGACATTTCTGGGAAACTGGCCAGTTGGGCGGGGCTGACTTACCCCGAGTTGGCGGCGGAGTTTTTCACCCTTTTCGGACCGGACATCCCCGCTGAAGAATGGCGATCCCTCACGGCAGAGGCTTATTCCCGGTTTGATTCCCCGGATGTCGCTCCGCTGAAAAAGATCTCCGAACAGACCTATGTGCTGGAGCTGTGGCACGGCCCCACCCTGGCCTTCAAGGACTTCGCCCTGCAACTCCTCGGCCTTTTGTATAAACGCCAGGTCAAGCTGAAGGGCAAGAAACTGGCTGTGCTGGGTGCCACCTCTGGGGATACCGGGAGTGCGGCCATTCATGGATGCATGGGGCAGGAGGGCATCGAAATCTTCATCCTTTATCCCAATGGCCGTGTGGCTCCGCTGCAAGAGCGCCAGATGGCCTGCACAGGTGCAGCCAACGTCTATGCCATCCCGGTCCCTGGCACCTTTGATGACGCGCAGCGTGTGGTGAAGGAATGCTTTGGAGATCCCTCCTTTGTCTCTGCCGTCAATCTCTCGGCTGTGAACAGCATCAACATCGCCCGTGTGCTGGCCCAATGCGTGTATTACATCTGGGCCTGGATGAAGCTTCCTGAAGAAGCACGGGCCACCGTGGAATTCGTCGTTCCAACGGGCAACTTTGGCAATGTCATGGCCGGATGGATGGCCCAGCAGATGGGCCTTCCTTGTGGAGGATTCCGTGTGGCTACCAATCAGAATGACATCCTCTACCGCTTCTTTGAAACTGGGGAGTATAAACAGGGCGATGTTTCCCCAAGCTATGCACCCAGCATGGACATCCAGGCTGCGTCTAACTTTGAGCGTTATCTCTATTTCATGCTCGGCAAGGACCAGAACCGCGTCCGCGAAATCATGCTGCGTATGAAAAGGGGCGACCGAGTCACCCTGCCGAAAACGGCTTCCAGCTTCCGTGCCAGCCGCATGGATGATGCCACCATCGCCGAAGTCATCGCCCAAGTGTGGAAGGACCACGGATACGTGGTGGACCCTCACACCGCCTGCGCCTTTACCGACATGGCCAAGGACCGCGTCAGTGTCGTGCTGAGCACGGCCAGCCCGGCCAAGTTCCCGGAGGTGGTCCAGGAGGCCACCGGTGCAGAGCCTCTGCACCCCAGCCTCGAAGTGTTGAAAGCCCTGCCGCTGAAGACGGATCCACTGCCAGCCACGGCTGAGGCTGTTAAAGCGTTCATCCGCGAAAAAGTCGGCGCTTAGCGGCGCCTCGCTTCTTCTAGATCCATCGTCATATGTGCGGCCTTCGGCGTCTCCGCCGAAGGACGTTCCTGGATGTTCTTCTCTCAATTCGTTCCATTCATTTCACCAGCCGGACGTTCTTAAATCCTGCCTTGTCACCAAAGACCAGGAAGTTCAGGACCTTCTTCTCCATGCCAAGCAATTCGTGTGTTCCGCTGAGGATCGTCTCATTCACCTGAACCGTTGTCTGGTTGCCTTTGAAGGTGATCCGCACCGGATACCAGACGCCTGTCTCCAGTTCCACGGCCTTGCGTGCCAGCGGCAGGATCTGATCACGGGGTTCTCCCGGAGCAGGATTCTTTGTTAGGCCCACCTGTGTGGCGCTGATTTCGACACGGAAAGATTGTTTGCCTTCACCGGCCTCAATCCTCAATGAATGACGCCCGCCCTGAAACTGGATTTGGTACTCGAGCACCCCATCTGTCACGCCGACTGGCACGCGCAGGTTTGCTCCGGTACCCTTGGCCCCCTTTTGCACGCCCCAGACGGCCCCGTCTTCCGCCTTCCATGCCCCCTTGCTAGCGGTCCAGGGTTTCTCAGGCAGGCTAACCAATGATTCTTCAAGGATTACACTGCCTTCCGCCTTGGTCAGTTCAGCCACCTTGGGCATCATTTTTTCAATGAAGGGCGGCATCTCACGGCTGTAGCCGCCGTTGCGATAACGAACGAGCAGGGTGCTGAGTTCCTTCACCACTTCAGGATTCTCCGCGCTGACATCCTTTGTCTCCGCTGGATCATCTTTGAGGTTAATTAACCTCGGCGCAAACTCGTCCGATTTCTTCCTCTTAATCCCCTCAGCAGGCACGCCCTCGATCCATTTCCACGATCCTTTGCGGACAGCGTAAACACCGTCTGAGCTGTGGATGATCATGTCGCTACGGGCAGCCGGAGCCTCTTTACCCAGCAATGCGGGCAAGATGTTGTAGCTGTCTTCGGCCGCTTCACCTGCCGCAGGCAATTTCTCACCCACGATGGCCGCTGTGGTCGCCAGAATATCCGCCAGGCTCACCATCTCATCACATACCGTTCCGGCCGGGATCTTCCCAGGCCAGCGGGCGATGAAGGGCACCTTGAATCCACCTTCCCACACGGTGTGTTTGCCACCGCGCAGATCGCCATTCACCTTCAGTCCGGCCTTGTAGGCCACCGTCTGCGGCATCTCACGCTCTGGATGGAAAACACCGCCATTGTCGGCGGTAAAAATGATCAGGGTATTGTCTGCTATGCCCTTTTCATCCAAGGCCGCCAGGATACCTCCGACACTGCGGTCCAGCTCATGAATCCAGTCTCCGTATGGCCCTGCTTTGCTCGTTCCAGCGATGTCTTTATCTGGTGTCACTGGGTTGTGAACGGCCACCGGCGTATAGTATAAAAAGAATGGTGTGTCCTTTTTCTGAGCCTTGATCCACTCCGCCGATTTCTCTGTCAAATACGGCATCACACGCTCATTCACCCGGTGGGGTGCATCCAGATCCAGAGGCTCATTCTTGTGGCTCTCCGTATCCTCGATGGTGTAGGTGGCTTTGAAATTTGGGTTGTCACGATCAGGGCCGCTGATCTTCATGTGCGCCGGGATTTTGCCATTGCGCAGACCATAGACAAAACGGTTCTCCACATACACGCCGGTCAGGTCTCCATGGTTGGCGGGCACGCCGAAATGGTAGTCAAATCCGATGTCCAGCGGCCCCGGGGAAAGCTCTGCCGCATAGTCCGTCCTCCAGGCCGGGGACTCATCCGCCTTGCCATAGCCCAAGTGCCATTTGCCGATCGCCGCCGTGCTATAACCCTGCTTTTTGAGCAGTGATGCCATGTTCAGCCGTGTCGTTTCAATGTGCAGGGGCGAGAACATGCCCAGCACCCCGTGCTTCTCCGATGTCCGCCAGCAATACCGTCCCGTGATCACCGAATACCGCGTGGGCGAGCAAACCGAGGAGGTGGTATTCGCATCCGTAAACCTCCGCCCTTCCTTAGCCAACCGGTCCAAGTTCGGCGTCTGGATCAGCTTCCCATCCGCTCCGTAACAGCCCACACTGCCATAACCATAATCATCTGAGAGAATGACAATGATGTTAGGCCGGTCCGCTGCAAACGCAGTGAGACCAGCAAGACATAGAATGGCGAGCAAGGTTTTCATGAGCCCCTGGAAACGCCAAGTGTCGGATTTCATAGCGCGAAATTTTCGTCCGTCGTGACTGTCATCCCGCCGCCGGGTCATGGGGAGAAATCAAAAAACATCCCCATGTGGGATCTGGAGAGGCAAGACCTTCATTTTCAATGGTTTAGAATGGGGATGAAAATCCCCATGTCCTCCCCATCGATCCCCATCCCGTCCCCCTGGGCACATCGAGAGAGTATACCAGGGGATACGAATGGAGTTGGAGGCGATGGACATTGGAAGACCACCGCGCGGCCCCAGGAGGGCGAATCGGCAGGAAATCAGGTGAGCCATGACGTGGCATTCTTTAAGGAACCAGGAGCTCGCGGACCGTGCCTGAAGGCCCCCTGGGGAGAAATGAAAAACATCCCCATTTGGGGATTTGAATCGCAAGGCTTTCATTTTCAATTGGTTAGGATGGGGATGTAAATCCCCACGATTTCCCCATCATCCCCATCATCCTCATGGGGATGCGCGGGGGAAGGTGGCAAACGTGGCAGGGAGAAGAAGGAATGGCTGGCGGCGAGGTTTAGAAATAACATCACTGTACATTATTTACGGATGACGTGCAAGCGGACTCCGTCCCGGACCCGATGAGATACCTCCTCTCACGTCATGCCGCCATCGCCCAAACCCATCTCTTCGCACCAGAGGAAAACAAACTTCATGGCAACTTTGTAATCCTTATACTGTCGTTACCATGCTTCCAGCAGATCATTTGCCTCTCTTGCAAGGGTAACATAGCCTTTGGAAATCGCCTCCCGTTTTACTAGGTTAACGATCTCTTTCGCCTTCTCTGCCTCCCCCTTCGCCGCGAGCACCTTGGCCGAAATCATTTTCGCTTCCCACTCTCCCTCTGAATCCGCAAGGTCTGCATACATTTTTAGACAGTCATTAGTCTGTTCCTGGCATTCCGTCATATTGCCTTTGGCAAGATGCCATTTGGCCAAACCTTGAAGAGCGTTGGCTTCACCAAGAACTTCCTTGATTTCACGATAAATCGATAGCGCGGCGTCGAAGGTGGATCTCGCCTCATCTAACTTCTTTGTTTGCAACAGCAGGTCCCCCAGCGACTTTAGCGTATTGGCTTCGCCAAGAACTTCCTTGATGTCGCGATAGATCACCATCGCCTTATCGTAGGAAGCGCGTGCCTCCTTGAACTTACCTGTGCGCAGTAGCAACTCTCCCAGCGACTTGAGAGTGTTGGCTTCGCCCAGCCGGTCCTTGATCTCTCGAAATATGCCTAGCGCGTCATCGTAGCTATAACGGGCCTCTTCCAGCTTCCCGGTGATTACTTGCAGGTCACCCAGCGATATTAGCGTGTTCGCTTCTCCAAGGCGTTCCTTGACTTCACGGAAAATCGCCAATGACTCTTCGTAACAATTCAGTGCTTCTTCCAGTTTCTCGGTACGAACAAGCAGTTCACCTAGTGACTGGAGTGAGTAAGCTTCTCCAACTCGTGCCTTGACTTCACGATATATCCCCATCGCCCTATCGTATCTGGACTGTGCCTCTTCCAGCTTACCCGTCCGCACCAGCAGGTCACCCAGCGACTTGAGAGTGTTGGCTTCTCCAAGGCGTTCCTTGACCTCACGAAAAATCGCAAGCGCCTCGTTGTAGCTAGACTGTGCTTGCTCCAGTTTGCCGGTCCGCACAAGAAGGTCTCCCAGTGACCGGAGCGTGCTGGCTTCGCCGTGGCGTTGCTTGACCGCACGAAAAATCGCCAATGCTTCATCGTAGCTAGACCGTGCTTCCTCCAGTCTCCCGGTGCGAACCAGAAGTTCACCCAGTGACCGGAGCGTATTACCTTCTCCATTGCGTGACTTGACCTTACGGTAGATCTCAAGCGCCTCATCATAGTTAGTGCGCGCCTCCTCCAACTTATCGGCGAGAACCAGCAACTCACCATGGAAAAATAGGGTGTTTGCAAGACTGGTGGTGGGAGATCCCTCTCGAGCCGACGCCTCAGCACATCTCAATATCTCCTCTCCTTCCAGGGGCCTACCTAACAATTTCAAAATTTGGGCTTTCTTTACCCAGGCATCCACCAAGCCTAATTTGTCATGAGATTGCTCAAAGTTTAGCCAGCTATCAACCACAATAAGCGCCTCTTGATACGCATCGGCCATGGTAAGAATCTGGGTCGTGGCGTTGTAATATTCTGGACGATCTGAAAACCTTTTTACTCCAGCCATCAATAGATCGACAGAGTCTTGACGTAA is a genomic window containing:
- a CDS encoding tetratricopeptide repeat protein; protein product: MEIITFFSFKGGVGRTQALLNTACEFAQRGKNVLLIDFDLHAPGLSLMECMKAEEDETNPARPGVLDFFEWLVLLDEAVRRGEPPPPPINLAACAYSPVIASKLKEGAGFLKLVPAALLKDDCSGTTHYSDRVHAMDAPLTEVIRRTHKDGGKNPVIEQIRSQFVTLPEAERPDAIFIDARTGITGIADLLLTQSSDRIVLVTGLNQQNLWGLESTLLEIQRSVETADWLRRITIVVSPVPLGELELTEKRSRAIADTLGRHVDVEEREMFGEIGLVPTPIQIPYNAQLALLEDPILLRHEDSEPAKKYRHLADRLGGKIEPLRFKLSGQDEAGKQKEDGLPLEHPLTKALSWDAGLEPKVAKAILSSLTSQTEPDKPYPGWLRHALNYLANTPAFNSEGTILRGVLLSLPRMTKSERSALLETFRKERQHLFSVQKSDWPGLAGVLGAARALWIQALAPNRHQRGLDWKALVNITASVTGWASYWTNLAEELRLQGLRQDSVDLLMAGVKRFSDRPEYYNATTQILTMADAYQEALIVVDSWLNFEQSHDKLGLVDAWVKKAQILKLLGRPLEGEEILRCAEASAREGSPTTSLANTLFFHGELLVLADKLEEARTNYDEALEIYRKVKSRNGEGNTLRSLGELLVRTGRLEEARSSYDEALAIFRAVKQRHGEASTLRSLGDLLVRTGKLEQAQSSYNEALAIFREVKERLGEANTLKSLGDLLVRTGKLEEAQSRYDRAMGIYREVKARVGEAYSLQSLGELLVRTEKLEEALNCYEESLAIFREVKERLGEANTLISLGDLQVITGKLEEARYSYDDALGIFREIKDRLGEANTLKSLGELLLRTGKFKEARASYDKAMVIYRDIKEVLGEANTLKSLGDLLLQTKKLDEARSTFDAALSIYREIKEVLGEANALQGLAKWHLAKGNMTECQEQTNDCLKMYADLADSEGEWEAKMISAKVLAAKGEAEKAKEIVNLVKREAISKGYVTLAREANDLLEAW